One Bombus fervidus isolate BK054 chromosome 7, iyBomFerv1, whole genome shotgun sequence genomic region harbors:
- the LOC139988779 gene encoding uncharacterized protein — translation MCLSVFLKRRKADLLQNVWEQSSVQSPEENSDKKPQGLHTLILNQNPKIGDTGVRQLVYALKSDVWLRSLSLRHCGISKHGAETMIRLLQTNSRITKLDLTENRIPINTLQMILKILKRRREMTESITSKKRFRIDMRRDLIRNGIHELIKQRRRSLRNRTERLNKYSTQKHHWKKIHRFEIKLEQSKEIEVSKEDQSRKKKLGDLESQLWSLVESNFKLKEELSSNKALLDTEAQQRSKMEDELQKVSLRLNDLKSKVVMLDCVSSNACNESRLLKGLKYIFDKLESFSTARQKDINEEVLLNPAEPLWSSPLTQQMENSFVNCLQQTNVALFPVENFWRDI, via the exons ATGTGTCTGTCGGTGTTCTTGAAGAGAAGGAAGGCTGATCTGTTGCAGAATGTTTGGGAACAGTCCTCTGTACAATCTCCGGAAGAAAATTCTGACAAGAAG CCCCAGGGATTGCACACGTTGATTCTGAACCAAAATCCAAAAATCGGGGACACTGGCGTAAGGCAGTTAGTTTATGCGTTAAAAAGCGACGTCTGGCTGAGATCGCTGAGTCTGAGGCACTGTGGGATCAGTAAACACGGAGCAGAGACGATGATTCGTCTCTTACAAACCAACAGTAGAATTACGAAGCTAGATCTCACTGAAAATCGCATACCTATTAACACCTTACAAATGATACTGAAGATATTGAAGAGAAGGCGAGAGATGACTGAAAGTATAACGTCGAAGAAAAGATTTCGTATAGATATGAGACGAGACTTGATAAGGAATGGAATTCATGAACTTATAAAACAACGTAGAAGAAGTTTACGAAATAGAACA GAGAGGCTCAACAAATATTCAACGCAGAAACATCATTGGAAGAAGATCCATAGGTTCGAAATAAAACTGGAACAGTCGAAGGAAATAGAAGTTTCGAAAGAGGATCAAAGTCGAAAGAAGAAACTCGGAGATTTGGAATCGCAGTTATGGAGTCTAGTCGAGTCGAATTTCAAATTGAAGGAGGAACTTTCGAGCAATAAAGCGTTGCTGGATACAGAAGCGCAACAAAGATCAAAAATGGAGGACGAGTTGCAAAAAGTGTCGCTTCGGTTAAACGACCTTAAAAGCAAAGTCGTTATGCTAGATTGTGTTTCATCGAATGCTTGTAACGAAAGTCGTTTATTAAAGGGACTGAAGTACATTTTTGACAAATTGGAATCATTTTCGACAGCGAGGCAAAAGGATATAAACGAGGAAGTTCTTTTGAATCCTGCGGAGCCATTATGGTCATCGCCATTGACACAACAAATGGAGAATAGTTTCGTGAATTGCTTGCAACAGACTAATGTAGCTTTGTTCCCCGTTGAAAATTTTTGGagagatatataa